From Ptychodera flava strain L36383 chromosome 2, AS_Pfla_20210202, whole genome shotgun sequence, the proteins below share one genomic window:
- the LOC139114539 gene encoding leucine-rich repeat and transmembrane domain-containing protein 1-like isoform X1 yields MAVRVLCLLACVAIFLQAQYCLSYMKHDYIDCGDIPCTCFDQYNFDLSGTDRNLSANGTAGDLVPKDTNIDCKSKNLTEVPTHMLSNVTDLRLSHNRIKHLPGRQLQNFSDLYYLDLGFNDISRIEEEAFWGLSRLTILLLNRNSLSELPKGLFSHLINIRFLQLGFNNLKRIPDLNGLPYLTNLAVHFNEIEDVTVDNLPKGMPLQNFVLIENKMRHFPLSLASFFEEHMATYGYLTVVGNPWVCDCQMADLKRVWTSHPRFLTDSFYCDRPQRLKGKNLWNIPLSELVCDNSTDNTPGDGYEVEMDALYSKGQLIGAGIGCFVFGVVSSLVAYFVLILVRKARGRPTAEDSPIVGMVERPE; encoded by the coding sequence ATGGCAGTACGTGTGTTGTGTCTGCTCGCGTGTGTTGCGATTTTTCTTCAAGCCCAGTACTGTCTGTCATATATGAAGCACGACTACATAGACTGTGGGGATATCCCTTGTACCTGCTTTGACCAATATAACTTCGACTTGTCGGGAACCGACCGAAACTTGTCAGCCAATGGTACCGCTGGCGATCTTGTGCCAAAGGACACCAATATTGACTGTAAGAGTAAAAATCTGACCGAGGTACCGACACATATGCTGTCCAACGTAACCGATCTGAGGCTGTCTCACAATCGAATCAAGCATTTGCCGGGGAGACAACTGCAAAATTTCTCTGACCTGTATTACCTTGACCTTGGGTTCAACGATATATCGCGAATCGAAGAGGAGGCGTTCTGGGGTCTCTCAAGGTTAACAATTCTTCTACTGAACCGAAATAGTCTCTCTGAATTACCAAAAGGGTTATTTAGTCATTTAATTAATATACGCTTTCTTCAATTGGGTTTTAACAATCTGAAACGTATTCCAGACCTGAACGGACTACCTTACCTGACCAACTTAGCAGTACACTTCAATGAAATCGAAGACGTAACTGTCGACAATCTTCCTAAAGGTATGCCACTTCAGAATTTCGTACTGATCGAGAATAAAATGCGCCACTTTCCACTTTCCCTGGCCTCGTTTTTTGAGGAGCACATGGCCACATACGGATATCTGACAGTTGTAGGGAACCCATGGGTATGTGACTGTCAGATGGCTGACTTGAAGAGAGTGTGGACTTCACACCCACGTTTCCTCACCGACTCCTTTTACTGTGATCGACCTCAAAgattaaaaggcaaaaatttaTGGAATATTCCCCTCAGTGAATTAGTCTGTGATAACAGCACCGACAACACTCCAGGCGACGGGTATGAGGTTGAAATGGATGCCTTGTACAGTAAAGGACAGCTTATCGGTGCCGGCATCGGCTGCTTCGTTTTTGGAGTCGTATCGTCGTTGGTGGCGTACTTTGTTTTGATCCTTGTTAGGAAGGCCAGAGGGCGCCCAACTGCTGAAGATAGTCCTATTGTAGGAATGGTAGAGAGACCTGAATAA
- the LOC139114539 gene encoding lectin BRA-3-like isoform X2, with product MLLKVLLVTSMVYAAYGSSRHHPDGSFVEHVDGDCMCMKYLFYCQQPDDSHPYYATAQAVCNSKFIQPGGPTGRLAVLRNSYIDNKVRKYITDNNLHDRSCITKFGFWIGLEDTLNEGEFIWPDGESQCQDDYSNWAPREPNNNIKKDNGGQDCVQLWFRFGHNGKWDDEYCDFRPKGFVCEIPDPYCHSDPSDTPQLVP from the exons ATGCTACTGAAAGTATTACTTGTCACCTCCATGGTGTATGCAGCCTATGGCAG CTCTAGGCACCATCCAGATG GATCGTTCGTTGAACACGTTGACGGAGATTGCATGTGCATGAAGTATTTATTTTACTGCCAACAACCCGATGACAGCCACCCTTACTACGCCACAGCACAGGCCGTTTGCAATTCAAAGTTTATACAGCCTGGCGGTCCTACAGGTCGACTagctgttttaagaaatagtTATATTGATAACAAGGTGCGCAAGTATATCACAGACAACAACTTACACGACCGGTCTTGCATCACCAAGTTCGGTTTCTGGATTGGTCTGGAAGATACTCTCAACGAAGGTGAATTCATCTGGCCTGATGGTGAAAGCCAATGTCAAGATGATTACAGCAACTGGGCTCCTCGTGAACCAAACAACAATATAAAAAAGGATAATGGTGGGCAGGACTGCGTTCAGTTATG GTTTAGATTCGGCCATAATGGCAAATGGGACGACGAGTATTGCGACTTCAGACCAAAGGGCTTTGTCTGTGAAATACCAG ATCCTTATTGTCACAGTGACCCAAGCGATACTCCACAATTGGTTCCATAA
- the LOC139114539 gene encoding perlucin-like isoform X3, with protein MQPMAGSFVEHVDGDCMCMKYLFYCQQPDDSHPYYATAQAVCNSKFIQPGGPTGRLAVLRNSYIDNKVRKYITDNNLHDRSCITKFGFWIGLEDTLNEGEFIWPDGESQCQDDYSNWAPREPNNNIKKDNGGQDCVQLWFRFGHNGKWDDEYCDFRPKGFVCEIPDPYCHSDPSDTPQLVP; from the exons ATGCAGCCTATGGCAG GATCGTTCGTTGAACACGTTGACGGAGATTGCATGTGCATGAAGTATTTATTTTACTGCCAACAACCCGATGACAGCCACCCTTACTACGCCACAGCACAGGCCGTTTGCAATTCAAAGTTTATACAGCCTGGCGGTCCTACAGGTCGACTagctgttttaagaaatagtTATATTGATAACAAGGTGCGCAAGTATATCACAGACAACAACTTACACGACCGGTCTTGCATCACCAAGTTCGGTTTCTGGATTGGTCTGGAAGATACTCTCAACGAAGGTGAATTCATCTGGCCTGATGGTGAAAGCCAATGTCAAGATGATTACAGCAACTGGGCTCCTCGTGAACCAAACAACAATATAAAAAAGGATAATGGTGGGCAGGACTGCGTTCAGTTATG GTTTAGATTCGGCCATAATGGCAAATGGGACGACGAGTATTGCGACTTCAGACCAAAGGGCTTTGTCTGTGAAATACCAG ATCCTTATTGTCACAGTGACCCAAGCGATACTCCACAATTGGTTCCATAA
- the LOC139148977 gene encoding uncharacterized protein, with product MSDEEQQPTQAEQLATKLAKLKLKRRGQRAQMTRLFNRAEQLTSTFAAAENKTEAYRILTALNTQLTQKYESLTKIEEDILDNTDEASYDAASQESGDYMSEIFERNDKITDFIKNNKPNNVTGPSANSDTATQDTSKKTVALPKLQLKTFSGNVLEWVSFYDTFKSSIHNDKNLENIQKFTYLRSVLTDEAARTISGLALTNSNYDHALELLIERYGQNHLLIIHN from the coding sequence ATGTCTGACGAGGAGCAGCAACCAACTCAAGCCGAGCAACTGGCAACGAAATTGGCCAAGTTGAAACTCAAGCGCAGGGGACAACGTGCCCAAATGACGAGGCTGTTCAACCGTGCAGAACAACTCACATCAACGTTCGCTGCAGCTGAGAACAAGACTGAAGCTTACAGGATACTCACAGCATTGAACACTCAACTGACTCAGAAATACGAATCTTTAACTAAGATCGAAGAAGATATCTTAGATAATACGGATGAAGCAAGCTACGATGCTGCGAGCCAAGAATCTGGCGACTACATGTCCGAGATATTCGAGAGAAACGACAAGATCactgatttcatcaaaaacaacaaaccgAACAATGTGACTGGCCCATCGGCGAACTCCGACACCGCTACTCAAGACACATCGAAGAAAACGGTCGCATTACCGAAACTACAGCTGAAAACTTTCTCAGGAAACGTACTCGAGTGGGTGAGTTTCTACGACACTTTCAAATCGTCCATCCATAATGATAAGAACCTCGAGAACATTCAAAAGTTCACATACTTACGCAGCGTTTTAACTGATGAAGCTGCCCGTACGATTAGCGGTCTCGCCTTGACAAACTCCAACTACGACCATGCTTTAGAGCTACTCATCGAACGCTACGGACAGAATCATTtattgataattcataattga
- the LOC139114562 gene encoding leucine-rich repeat and fibronectin type-III domain-containing protein 5-like: MATRVFSLLIACVAIFLQVKYCLSYMKHDYIDCGDIPCTCFDEYYVDLSGTDGNSSANGTAGDWVPKDTNIECRSKNLTDIPTRMLSNVTDLRLSHNRITHFQGKQLQNLSSLVYLDLGYNDISRIEKEAFWGLSRLTILLMNHNSLSELPNGVFSHLIELNYLHLGFNNLKRIPELKGQMSLASLSINHNEIEVVSVNDLPEALEIGSIILRGNKIRHFPVSLASFIEERIATYGYLAVVGNPWVCDCQMADLKRVWTSHPRFLADSFYCDRPERLKGKNLWNIPFSELVCDNSTHNTPVDGHEIEMDASYSKGQLIGTGIGCFVFGVIASLMAYFVLIFVRKVRGRQTAEDSPIVGMEDISE; the protein is encoded by the coding sequence ATGGCAACGCGTGTGTTTTCTCTCTTGATCGCATGTGTTGCGATTTTTCTCCAAGTGAAATACTGTCTGTCATATATGAAGCACGACTACATAGACTGTGGGGATATCCCTTGTACTTGTTTTGACGAATACTACGTGGACTTGTCGGGAACAGACGGAAACTCGTCAGCCAATGGCACCGCTGGCGATTGGGTGCCAAAGGACACCAATATTGAGTGCAGGAGTAAAAATCTTACAGATATACCAACACGTATGTTATCAAATGTTACTGATCTCAGGCTGTCTCACAATAGAATCACGCATTTTCAGGGGAAACAACTGCAAAATTTATCTAGCTTGGTTTACCTTGACCTTGGATACAACGATATATCACGAATCGAAAAGGAGGCCTTCTGGGGTCTCTCAAGATTAACAATTCTTCTAATGAACCACAATAGTCTCTCTGAATTACCAAACGGGGTATTTAGTCAtctaattgaattaaactatcTTCACTTGGGTTTTAACAATCTGAAACGTATTCCAGAGCTGAAGGGACAAATGTCTCTTGCCTCCTTGTCAATAAATCACAATGAAATCGAAGTAGTGAGTGTCAACGATCTACCTGAAGCTCTCGAAATAGGCTCTATAATACTCCGAGGAAATAAAATCCGTCATTTTCCTGTTTCCCTGGCCTCGTTTATTGAGGAACGCATCGCCACATACGGATACCTGGCAGTTGTTGGGAACCCATGGGTGTGTGACTGTCAGATGGCTGACTTGAAGAGAGTGTGGACTTCACATCCACGTTTCCTCGCCGACTCCTTTTACTGTGATCGACCTGAAAgattaaaaggcaaaaatctATGGAATATTCCCTTCAGTGAATTGGTCTGTGATAACAGCACCCACAACACGCCAGTCGACGGTCATGAGATTGAAATGGATGCCTCCTATAGTAAAGGACAGCTTATCGGTACTGGCATTGGCTGCTTTGTTTTTGGAGTCATAGCGTCGTTGATGGCGTATTTTGTTTTGATCTTTGTTAGGAAAGTTAGAGGGCGCCAAACTGCTGAAGATAGTCCTATCGTGGGAATGGAAGACATCTCTGAATAA